One region of Polaribacter pectinis genomic DNA includes:
- a CDS encoding tyrosine-type recombinase/integrase codes for MQSIYEYLTFTTKIEHDLEHDSKKSQLFSIPKIYIANGDLKKRWYVRFSFRNPETGKMTRMANIYGKVNNYKTKEARLAILTSYRKNLLKLLKLGFNPFEENSDLYHKLVNEEAQTKPKVESKDDSEKEDLNSVINQAVKNAIKDALADNVIVPKVNTEENNEKVFKDENTSSKKLNNEEHVKTKQYVQVRADDNGTVENTSEIVKNTAKSQHEDYVHESHVNERNEFLEIISIAKAFDLALELKSKEVSERTIRDYKSKSNRFVVWMQETYPEKKSIKDVTRKDLMAYLNDIALKTSARNRNNYRTELGSLFQVLKNNEVIEENYIPSIPVMKSKPERHKTYTLKVQESIFEYLIKEDPNLLLFIKFVAYNFIRPIEVCRLRIKDINLDTKTVQFKAKNSPLKTKIIPSILFDELPDLSKLDKESFLFTPNKIGAFWDANETNRRDHFSKRFRRVVKDHFKLNEDYGIYSFRHTFISKLYRKLREDSAPFEAKSNLMLITGHSSMSALEKYLREIDAELPEDYSNLFK; via the coding sequence ATGCAATCAATTTATGAATATCTTACCTTTACTACAAAAATTGAACACGATTTGGAACACGATTCGAAAAAATCACAACTTTTTTCTATACCCAAAATTTACATTGCAAATGGCGATTTAAAGAAGCGTTGGTATGTCCGTTTTTCTTTCAGAAACCCTGAAACAGGAAAAATGACAAGAATGGCCAATATCTATGGTAAAGTAAATAATTACAAAACCAAAGAAGCAAGGTTGGCTATTTTAACTTCCTACAGAAAAAACTTACTAAAATTACTTAAACTGGGCTTTAATCCTTTCGAAGAAAATTCTGATCTGTATCATAAATTAGTTAATGAAGAAGCACAAACTAAACCAAAAGTTGAATCAAAAGATGACTCCGAGAAAGAGGATTTAAATTCAGTAATTAACCAAGCAGTTAAAAACGCAATTAAAGATGCGTTGGCAGATAACGTTATTGTTCCAAAAGTGAACACTGAAGAGAATAATGAGAAAGTATTTAAAGATGAAAACACATCTTCCAAAAAGCTGAATAATGAAGAGCACGTAAAAACGAAACAGTACGTGCAAGTACGTGCAGATGATAATGGAACAGTCGAAAACACCAGTGAAATTGTTAAAAATACTGCAAAAAGTCAGCACGAAGATTACGTGCATGAATCGCACGTAAATGAAAGAAATGAATTTTTAGAAATTATTTCTATAGCCAAAGCTTTCGATTTAGCATTAGAATTAAAATCGAAAGAAGTAAGTGAAAGAACAATTCGAGATTATAAATCTAAAAGTAATCGCTTTGTTGTTTGGATGCAAGAAACGTATCCAGAAAAGAAAAGTATTAAAGATGTTACTAGAAAAGATTTAATGGCATATTTAAATGATATCGCTTTAAAAACAAGTGCCAGAAATCGAAATAATTATAGAACAGAATTGGGTAGTTTATTTCAAGTTTTAAAAAATAATGAAGTAATTGAAGAAAATTATATTCCTTCAATTCCTGTTATGAAATCGAAACCAGAAAGGCATAAAACATATACTTTAAAAGTACAAGAAAGTATTTTTGAATACTTAATTAAAGAAGACCCTAATTTATTGCTATTTATAAAGTTTGTTGCTTATAATTTTATAAGACCTATAGAAGTTTGTCGACTAAGAATTAAGGATATCAATTTAGATACAAAAACAGTTCAGTTTAAAGCAAAAAACAGTCCTTTAAAAACGAAAATTATTCCTAGTATTTTATTTGATGAATTACCAGATTTATCCAAATTAGATAAAGAATCGTTTTTATTTACACCAAATAAAATTGGAGCTTTTTGGGATGCCAATGAAACCAATAGAAGAGATCATTTTTCTAAAAGATTTAGAAGGGTAGTAAAGGATCATTTTAAATTGAATGAAGATTATGGTATTTATAGCTTTAGACACACATTTATCTCTAAATTATATAGAAAGTTGAGAGAAGATTCAGCTCCTTTTGAGGCAAAAAGTAATTTAATGCTCATTACAGGGCATAGCTCAATGAGTGCTTTGGAGAAATATTTAAGAGAAATTGATGCTGAATTACCTGAAGACTATTCAAACCTTTTTAAATAA
- a CDS encoding tyrosine-type recombinase/integrase yields MNNLPTIILEQKVHRKIPQLLLKFKYNDLLKDTLKKIKGSKWSITLRSWYLEDTSQNLELVHKYFDKIAIIDDSKISKKTLFKRNLTEDEKVLLNQYYSYLKGKRYSLSTIQTYTFFVADFINFHTKTPLNELNNRSVELFIEKVFIERKYSVSSQRQFISGLKLFIAFYPHTQINDLFLERPKKSRKLPNVLSQEEVLDIIRSTQNLKHRAILALIYSCGLRISELINLELIDFHIDRKQLIIKDSKGRKDRYVSLAESFLPLLSNYYYSYKPKKYFVEGQKGGKYSAESVRQFLKKSCLKANIKKPVTPHTLRHSYATHLLENGVDIRYIQSLLGHSKPETTMIYTHVKRKDLLEIQNPLDLALQKLKNTDNNNEKLGLSPKI; encoded by the coding sequence ATGAATAATCTACCTACTATTATTTTAGAACAAAAAGTCCATCGAAAAATACCTCAACTATTATTAAAGTTTAAGTATAACGACTTATTAAAAGATACTTTAAAAAAAATTAAAGGTTCTAAATGGAGCATTACTTTAAGATCGTGGTATCTTGAAGATACAAGTCAAAATTTAGAATTAGTCCATAAATATTTTGATAAGATAGCCATTATAGATGATAGTAAAATATCTAAAAAAACACTTTTTAAACGGAACCTTACTGAAGATGAAAAAGTACTACTTAACCAATATTACTCTTACCTAAAGGGTAAAAGATATAGTTTAAGCACAATACAAACCTATACATTCTTTGTAGCTGATTTTATTAATTTTCACACTAAAACCCCATTAAACGAATTAAACAACAGAAGTGTTGAGTTATTTATAGAAAAAGTATTCATTGAACGTAAATATTCAGTAAGCTCCCAAAGGCAGTTCATTAGTGGATTGAAATTATTTATAGCATTCTATCCACACACACAAATTAATGACTTATTTCTAGAAAGACCTAAAAAATCAAGAAAACTACCAAATGTACTCTCACAGGAAGAAGTTTTAGACATTATAAGATCTACACAAAACTTAAAACACAGAGCTATTCTTGCATTAATTTATTCTTGTGGGTTAAGAATAAGTGAATTGATAAATTTAGAGTTAATAGATTTTCACATAGATAGAAAACAACTAATTATCAAAGATAGTAAAGGACGAAAAGATAGATATGTAAGTTTAGCTGAAAGTTTTCTACCACTACTATCCAATTATTATTATTCTTACAAACCAAAAAAATATTTCGTTGAAGGGCAGAAAGGTGGAAAATACAGTGCTGAAAGTGTTAGACAATTTTTAAAAAAGAGTTGTTTAAAAGCGAATATAAAAAAACCAGTAACACCACACACATTAAGACATAGTTACGCAACTCATTTATTAGAAAACGGAGTAGATATAAGATATATTCAATCTCTACTAGGACATTCGAAACCAGAGACTACTATGATTTACACACACGTAAAAAGAAAGGATTTATTAGAAATTCAAAATCCGTTAGATTTAGCTTTACAGAAATTAAAAAACACGGATAATAATAACGAAAAACTTGGTTTATCCCCTAAAATATAA
- a CDS encoding toxin-antitoxin system YwqK family antitoxin, producing the protein MKNITLKTLLFLLLFISQISFGQRLTLNDIENICNKSNWESVNQFLMNKNWEYYESEKGNSEKYSTITWSYEKTYGDKASAWFYLYTYEGFPNKLSYSVFNKPSYSAIQNSLSSKGYKLQNSEIENNELISTYANSKFILKITTEKREKNSYSSFDESITAYRFLLIKKSSIYDPDNGKKVDYYYGNTKQAEYTKVNGKINGALKVYYENGKLKKTGYYKNGLANGNFVEYDEEGNKTFEYYQSNDEKNGKLTAYEDNKISYSTHYKDDIQNGERTEYYYDDESGRLYLKVIGTLLNGEKEGNWSLIFIDKEKGERILTKTNYSKGLKNGYSQDIKGDSLIIANYTNDKLDGNYKVYLDVTKTVFGGVIETDVSKLFLISEGKYQNDKKTDYWKDYSLTKSLSSEGNYLNDEKTGEWKNYYSKYTNDDKPTHYSEKLYLIENYRKGKLNGLTTRFSYLNKEKYKCSELDENNKPKDSCTRMVYQKVLQKSNYKNNKLNGAFELRDSLDILVAKGNFANDQKIGKWFHRYKDEDYDGNPYTYFMEGSYEDDEREGEWIYYYKKGEINKTINYSNGEFDGKFTEWNNQNKPKEIKRFDDGKFRELIVYDSIGQQPERKFEIFDEYSNRYKCRFTQYLPNGKISQVYWLKKENEISHNWFEISFLLKLKENDKSKIYKDGTYKNYDINNRPLIIGEYFEESKIGDWTYYYYPQKVKIEIEYDDNIIISEKYLDLNDALFSGKFTYINEEDNIKEIRKIKNGLRNGNTEFIDINTGKRIKKVKYKDGKIK; encoded by the coding sequence ATGAAAAATATTACATTGAAAACATTACTATTTCTACTACTCTTTATAAGCCAAATTTCTTTTGGACAAAGACTTACATTGAACGACATTGAAAATATTTGCAACAAATCAAATTGGGAAAGTGTCAATCAATTTCTAATGAATAAAAATTGGGAATACTATGAATCTGAAAAGGGAAATTCCGAAAAGTATAGCACTATAACTTGGTCTTATGAAAAAACTTATGGAGATAAGGCTTCTGCTTGGTTTTACCTTTATACTTATGAAGGATTTCCAAATAAATTAAGTTATTCCGTTTTTAATAAGCCTTCATATTCTGCTATCCAAAATTCACTAAGTTCGAAAGGTTACAAACTTCAAAATAGCGAAATTGAAAACAATGAATTAATTTCTACATATGCGAATAGCAAATTTATTTTAAAAATAACAACAGAAAAAAGAGAAAAAAATAGTTATTCAAGTTTTGACGAAAGTATTACTGCATACAGATTTTTATTAATAAAAAAGTCAAGTATTTATGACCCAGATAACGGAAAGAAAGTCGATTACTATTATGGCAACACAAAACAAGCTGAATATACAAAAGTAAATGGAAAAATTAATGGTGCTTTAAAAGTCTATTATGAAAATGGAAAACTAAAAAAGACAGGTTATTATAAAAATGGTTTAGCAAATGGAAACTTTGTAGAGTATGACGAAGAAGGAAATAAAACGTTTGAATATTATCAGAGTAACGATGAAAAAAATGGAAAATTAACAGCTTACGAAGACAATAAAATATCTTATTCAACTCACTACAAAGATGATATTCAAAATGGAGAGAGAACCGAATACTATTATGATGACGAAAGCGGAAGACTATACCTAAAAGTAATTGGAACCTTATTGAATGGAGAAAAAGAAGGAAATTGGAGTTTAATCTTCATAGATAAAGAAAAAGGTGAAAGAATATTAACAAAAACAAATTACTCGAAAGGTTTAAAAAATGGTTATTCACAAGATATAAAAGGAGACAGCTTAATAATAGCAAACTATACAAACGACAAATTAGACGGCAACTACAAAGTATATTTAGATGTTACGAAAACTGTATTTGGAGGTGTTATAGAGACTGATGTTTCAAAATTATTTTTAATATCAGAAGGGAAGTATCAGAATGATAAAAAAACAGATTATTGGAAAGACTATTCCTTAACAAAATCTTTAAGTAGTGAAGGAAACTATTTGAACGATGAAAAAACTGGCGAATGGAAAAATTACTATTCAAAATATACTAATGACGATAAACCTACACACTATTCAGAAAAACTGTACTTAATAGAAAATTATAGAAAAGGAAAACTAAATGGATTGACAACTCGATTTTCCTATTTGAATAAAGAGAAATACAAGTGTTCAGAATTAGACGAAAACAATAAGCCAAAAGATTCTTGCACTCGAATGGTTTACCAAAAAGTTTTACAAAAATCTAATTATAAAAACAACAAATTGAATGGTGCTTTTGAGTTAAGAGATTCATTAGACATTTTAGTAGCAAAAGGTAATTTTGCAAATGACCAAAAAATTGGCAAATGGTTTCATCGATATAAAGATGAAGATTATGACGGTAACCCTTACACATATTTTATGGAAGGCTCTTATGAAGATGATGAACGAGAAGGAGAATGGATATACTATTATAAAAAAGGAGAAATCAACAAAACTATAAATTATTCAAACGGAGAATTTGATGGAAAATTTACAGAATGGAATAATCAAAATAAACCAAAAGAAATAAAACGTTTTGATGATGGAAAATTTAGGGAACTAATTGTTTATGATAGTATAGGACAACAGCCTGAAAGAAAATTTGAAATTTTTGATGAATATTCAAACAGATATAAATGCAGATTTACCCAATACTTGCCAAACGGAAAAATTTCTCAAGTTTATTGGTTAAAAAAAGAAAATGAAATAAGTCATAATTGGTTTGAAATTTCATTCCTATTAAAACTAAAAGAAAACGACAAGTCAAAAATTTATAAAGACGGAACATATAAGAATTATGACATAAATAATAGACCTCTAATTATTGGAGAATACTTTGAAGAAAGTAAAATTGGAGATTGGACTTACTATTACTATCCCCAAAAAGTCAAAATAGAAATCGAATATGACGACAATATAATTATTTCGGAAAAGTACTTGGATCTAAATGATGCTTTATTCTCTGGAAAGTTCACTTATATTAACGAAGAAGATAATATTAAAGAAATTCGTAAAATTAAGAATGGTTTAAGAAATGGAAATACGGAATTTATCGACATAAATACAGGAAAAAGAATTAAAAAAGTAAAATACAAAGACGGAAAAATAAAATAA
- a CDS encoding helix-turn-helix domain-containing protein, which produces MKNIGDTLRALRESKGLLLREVGAELSLDPTLLSKIERNDRMPTKEQVNALSEFYEDKKNEVVIAWLSDKLVYEVQDEDLGLIAMKVAEKKIEYLKTQKS; this is translated from the coding sequence ATGAAAAATATTGGAGATACATTACGTGCATTAAGAGAATCAAAAGGACTTCTTCTGAGAGAAGTTGGGGCGGAATTATCTCTTGACCCAACGCTTCTTAGTAAAATTGAGCGAAATGACCGAATGCCGACAAAAGAACAAGTCAATGCACTTTCCGAATTTTATGAAGATAAAAAGAATGAAGTCGTAATAGCTTGGCTTAGTGACAAACTTGTATATGAAGTGCAAGACGAAGACTTAGGTTTAATTGCAATGAAAGTTGCCGAAAAGAAAATAGAATATTTAAAAACTCAAAAGAGCTAA
- a CDS encoding Eco57I restriction-modification methylase domain-containing protein: protein MISEQRIFQAYYTKSEPIVSYMVDLLDLDGTESIFEPCAGDGVFIDPILDKYQNIKIDAFELNENACDTLKSKYQDLENISIKQTDTLTDLDLEFLCSMGGKYDAVIANPPYGAWRNTIDRATLKKRFNGFYAKESYSLFLYRSIESLNEGGKLVFIIPDTYLNLNMHKDIRKYILSNTKIKEIALFPSSYFPGVNFGYANLSIIALEKSSDYKLNLENTFRIIKDYKSVEELGNEKIKHLTKLNIQQKNVLKNDGYIFLTNTNPSVSDCIRQAKTSIGEVCDCATGFYSGNDKDRLKVLSKEIRNSKRYDEVDKEKITYDCSSRPLDGIENEQIYVPIVKGGNVRYYKADNWFMEWSSDIVSFYKKDKKARYQNSSYYFRKGIAVPMVSSSSITGAIIENRLFDQSIVGIFPKKESLIHYFLAFFNSPTCNKLIRTINPSTNNSSNYIKRIPFIQPSIEQEDTITENIKQIIEQVKVSGDYEIELETENNKMIAELYGF, encoded by the coding sequence ATGATTAGTGAACAAAGAATATTTCAAGCATATTATACTAAGTCAGAGCCAATCGTTTCATATATGGTTGACTTGTTAGACTTAGACGGAACAGAGTCAATATTTGAACCCTGTGCAGGAGATGGTGTTTTTATTGACCCTATTTTAGATAAATATCAAAATATTAAAATAGACGCATTTGAACTGAACGAAAATGCTTGTGATACTTTGAAATCAAAATATCAAGATTTAGAAAACATATCGATTAAACAAACAGACACATTAACGGATTTAGATTTGGAGTTTCTATGTTCAATGGGTGGAAAATATGATGCTGTAATAGCTAATCCGCCATATGGAGCTTGGAGAAACACAATTGACAGAGCTACTTTAAAGAAAAGATTTAACGGATTTTACGCAAAAGAAAGCTACTCTCTTTTTCTTTATCGAAGTATAGAATCATTAAATGAAGGCGGAAAATTAGTTTTTATAATTCCTGACACTTATCTAAACCTAAATATGCACAAGGATATTAGAAAGTACATATTATCTAACACCAAAATAAAAGAGATAGCTTTATTTCCTTCCTCGTACTTTCCTGGAGTTAATTTTGGCTATGCAAATTTATCAATCATTGCATTAGAGAAATCTAGTGACTATAAATTAAACTTAGAAAACACATTCAGAATAATTAAAGATTATAAATCCGTTGAGGAACTAGGAAATGAAAAAATAAAACACCTAACGAAACTAAATATTCAACAGAAAAACGTTTTAAAAAATGATGGATATATTTTTCTAACCAATACGAATCCTAGTGTTTCTGATTGTATTAGACAGGCGAAAACGAGCATTGGAGAAGTTTGCGACTGTGCAACAGGTTTCTATTCTGGAAATGACAAGGATAGATTAAAAGTTTTGAGCAAAGAGATTCGTAATTCAAAAAGATATGACGAAGTTGATAAAGAAAAAATAACTTATGACTGTAGCTCAAGACCTTTAGATGGAATTGAAAATGAGCAAATATATGTTCCAATAGTTAAAGGTGGAAATGTAAGATATTACAAAGCTGACAATTGGTTTATGGAATGGTCAAGTGATATAGTTAGTTTTTACAAAAAAGATAAAAAAGCTCGTTATCAAAATTCTTCATATTATTTTAGAAAAGGAATAGCTGTACCAATGGTTAGTTCTAGTTCAATAACTGGTGCTATTATTGAAAATAGACTTTTCGACCAATCAATAGTCGGAATATTTCCAAAAAAAGAAAGCTTAATCCACTATTTCCTTGCGTTTTTCAATTCACCAACTTGCAATAAGTTAATTAGAACAATAAATCCTTCAACAAACAACTCTTCTAATTACATAAAACGTATTCCATTTATACAACCAAGTATTGAACAAGAAGATACTATAACAGAAAACATAAAACAGATTATCGAACAAGTTAAAGTTTCTGGAGATTATGAAATTGAATTAGAAACAGAGAATAATAAAATGATTGCGGAATTGTACGGATTTTAG
- a CDS encoding T9SS type A sorting domain-containing protein — protein sequence MKKILLLVIYVIAFQLHAQTYMYGTTYEGGANGLGIIYRVDQNGQNFQKVFDFTTSTGGKPLGGLTLANGKLYGFTTEEGPVDNPGATAGFGSFFSFDPLTNNLTVIESLDDKSIIGSDINHSPLLANDGKLYIISAQSEVGVFNSIISTYDLGTQAISVLATLDRTTHGQGRSKLMQASNNHFYIATSNGGTNDFGTITRWNTSTNQLEELFNSTGPGESPNHGFKNAQNGLIESSDGYLYGTSTQGGDITDVGVLFRIKLDGTDYSALEVFKSGIQDQGFYPYSGLTELNGLLYGNTSEENIDNVNAGTLFTYNLTTGVVDYFYTLDLEGYTPKGTMTLSTNNRLYFTTTGENGGNNGSLIEYNPINGNVTQRHSFNGTNGSKPYYDELAVVDFTSLSIDESSLLDNIVNTYPNPFQDVVNIKVEGSHLIETIKILDLKGSELYIDNSKSNESNVNTSFLSSGVYLLYIQTDLGSTTRKIIKE from the coding sequence ATGAAAAAAATTTTACTTTTAGTTATCTATGTTATTGCGTTTCAATTACATGCGCAAACTTACATGTATGGCACAACTTATGAAGGAGGTGCGAATGGGCTTGGAATCATTTACAGAGTTGACCAAAACGGCCAAAACTTTCAAAAAGTTTTTGATTTTACAACTAGTACGGGTGGTAAACCATTAGGAGGTTTAACACTAGCAAATGGTAAACTTTATGGTTTTACTACAGAAGAAGGGCCTGTTGATAACCCTGGAGCTACCGCTGGGTTCGGATCTTTTTTTAGTTTTGACCCTCTAACAAATAATTTAACTGTAATTGAATCACTTGATGATAAATCTATAATTGGTAGTGACATTAATCATAGTCCACTTCTTGCTAATGATGGAAAGCTCTACATTATTAGTGCACAAAGTGAAGTCGGTGTATTTAATAGTATAATATCAACTTATGACCTAGGTACGCAAGCTATTTCTGTTTTAGCTACCTTAGATAGAACTACTCACGGTCAAGGAAGATCAAAATTAATGCAGGCTAGCAACAACCATTTTTATATTGCTACCTCCAATGGTGGAACAAATGATTTTGGAACGATCACTCGTTGGAATACCTCTACAAATCAACTAGAGGAGTTATTTAATTCAACTGGACCTGGTGAATCTCCAAATCACGGTTTTAAAAATGCACAAAATGGTTTAATAGAAAGTAGCGATGGATATCTTTATGGTACATCTACACAAGGTGGTGATATAACAGATGTAGGTGTGTTATTTAGAATTAAATTAGATGGTACAGATTACAGTGCATTAGAAGTTTTCAAATCAGGAATACAAGACCAGGGTTTTTATCCATATAGTGGTCTAACAGAATTGAATGGACTTTTATATGGTAATACATCAGAAGAAAATATAGATAACGTAAACGCTGGTACACTTTTCACTTATAATTTAACAACTGGTGTTGTTGATTATTTTTACACATTAGATCTTGAAGGTTATACACCTAAAGGAACTATGACATTATCAACTAATAACCGTTTATACTTTACAACTACAGGTGAAAACGGCGGAAATAATGGTAGCCTAATTGAATACAATCCTATCAATGGTAATGTAACTCAAAGACATTCATTCAACGGAACTAATGGTTCTAAACCATATTATGATGAATTAGCTGTCGTGGATTTCACTTCCTTGAGTATTGATGAATCTTCTTTACTAGATAATATTGTCAATACATACCCGAATCCATTTCAGGACGTAGTTAATATTAAAGTTGAGGGGTCACATCTGATTGAAACTATTAAAATATTAGATCTTAAGGGTTCTGAATTGTATATTGACAATTCTAAGTCAAATGAATCTAATGTAAATACATCTTTTCTGTCATCAGGTGTTTATTTATTGTACATCCAAACAGATTTAGGTAGCACAACAAGAAAGATAATAAAAGAATAA
- a CDS encoding MltR family transcriptional regulator has product MKEEIKILDKQVNQLNNESDRACIILAGSIIDDVLYKIFDRYLVSFPSSNDPLFNNNGALSTLSNKIDLAYRFGIISNQMCKSLHSIRKLRNICAHEYESITFNDQKVKDISNNLFNITKLTSAVISQNVEKINTRAKFTFAFSYLIHELNIIHKSVKPLESKEMEFGLTETAAKEYIESKTSNNLNDENKN; this is encoded by the coding sequence ATGAAAGAAGAAATTAAGATTTTAGACAAACAAGTAAATCAACTGAATAATGAAAGTGATAGAGCTTGTATTATTTTAGCAGGTTCGATTATAGATGATGTATTGTACAAAATATTTGACAGATATCTTGTTTCGTTTCCATCTTCAAATGACCCTTTATTTAATAACAATGGAGCATTATCAACACTTTCAAATAAGATTGACTTGGCTTACAGATTTGGAATAATTAGCAATCAAATGTGCAAATCATTGCATTCAATTCGAAAACTGAGAAATATATGTGCTCACGAGTACGAATCAATCACTTTTAATGACCAAAAAGTTAAGGACATATCAAACAATCTATTTAATATTACAAAATTGACTTCAGCTGTTATTTCACAAAATGTTGAAAAAATTAATACTCGAGCGAAATTTACTTTTGCATTTTCTTATTTAATTCACGAATTGAACATAATACACAAATCTGTTAAACCTCTTGAATCGAAAGAAATGGAATTTGGGTTGACTGAAACTGCTGCTAAAGAATATATAGAGTCCAAAACAAGTAATAATTTGAATGACGAAAATAAAAATTAA
- a CDS encoding TlpA family protein disulfide reductase codes for MKSELKIYFFLLITLLFSCKEEPNKIEPKTKKPNKIVLISINAPAKYTHLIKQDSIGKTLKDSLGPKAFYIKNGFTYLDYMNNEQTWLPKPNVRDTIVIECYSEYLEFTTNNFFTSIHDTFLVKNGDTVVFNYNYNIPKAEITNRKVNNEELNYNSYRHKKLFSNKYTSHHLIFANLFIDNDIKNHEQNSIDYFNKAKNDFIRETQLLDSLLKSKSITETNYNYRKDALNMLMEKHKKLKNIKKWLEQNKSLRDKETIEQLFGFDLAKTDSLMKFSFFRDYLNNISKYDLEFIEENNGNSGAFYIDSRIRFDSILKDRRFNQVAKNYLLFNAYDGIGQNFRIKDKEKYFKKLQENTTNREQLEKLQKDYKLDFSKSDKLILTDLKNDTITFSNVLKNNKGKWLYVDFWASWCRPCRETMPESNKLKKELKNENIEFIYLALNDRKENWQKAIKTDSLSNSHNYFIENGNVSKVVEDLGIKTIPHYLIYNPNGELINGFANRPGEGAKEQLRKLLTEK; via the coding sequence ATGAAATCTGAACTAAAAATATACTTTTTCCTTCTAATAACATTACTGTTTTCCTGCAAAGAAGAACCTAACAAGATAGAACCCAAAACAAAAAAACCTAATAAAATTGTTTTAATTTCAATAAATGCACCAGCAAAATATACTCATTTAATAAAACAAGACAGCATTGGAAAAACACTAAAAGATAGTTTAGGTCCAAAAGCTTTTTACATCAAAAATGGTTTTACATATCTAGATTATATGAATAACGAACAAACGTGGTTACCCAAACCAAATGTTCGTGACACTATAGTTATTGAGTGCTATTCTGAATACCTTGAATTCACTACAAACAATTTTTTTACTTCAATACACGATACCTTTTTAGTGAAAAATGGAGATACCGTTGTTTTTAATTATAATTATAATATACCAAAAGCGGAGATAACTAATAGAAAGGTAAATAATGAAGAACTAAATTATAATAGTTATAGACATAAAAAATTATTCAGTAATAAATATACAAGCCATCACCTGATTTTTGCAAATCTTTTTATAGATAACGATATTAAAAACCATGAACAAAATTCCATTGATTACTTCAACAAAGCAAAAAATGATTTTATTAGAGAAACACAATTATTAGATTCTTTATTAAAATCAAAAAGCATTACGGAGACAAATTACAATTATCGAAAAGATGCTTTGAATATGTTAATGGAAAAGCACAAAAAACTCAAGAATATTAAAAAGTGGTTGGAACAAAACAAATCTTTAAGAGATAAAGAAACCATTGAGCAACTTTTCGGTTTCGATTTAGCCAAAACAGACTCTTTAATGAAATTTTCATTCTTTAGAGATTATTTAAACAATATTTCGAAGTATGATTTGGAATTTATAGAGGAAAACAATGGAAATTCAGGTGCTTTTTACATAGATTCAAGAATTCGTTTTGACTCTATTTTAAAAGATAGACGATTTAATCAAGTTGCTAAAAATTATTTACTTTTCAATGCTTATGACGGAATTGGTCAAAATTTCAGAATCAAAGACAAAGAAAAATATTTTAAAAAACTACAGGAAAACACGACAAATAGAGAGCAACTCGAAAAATTGCAGAAAGACTATAAATTAGATTTCAGCAAGTCTGACAAACTGATTTTAACCGACTTAAAAAATGATACAATTACTTTTTCTAATGTTTTAAAAAACAACAAAGGAAAATGGCTTTATGTTGATTTTTGGGCAAGTTGGTGTAGACCTTGTCGAGAGACAATGCCAGAATCTAACAAGCTCAAAAAAGAATTAAAAAATGAAAATATTGAGTTTATATATTTGGCTCTAAATGACAGAAAAGAAAATTGGCAAAAGGCAATTAAAACTGATAGTCTTTCGAACAGTCATAACTATTTTATAGAAAACGGAAATGTTTCTAAAGTTGTTGAGGATTTAGGAATTAAAACAATACCACATTATTTAATTTATAATCCTAATGGAGAATTAATAAATGGATTTGCAAATCGACCAGGAGAAGGAGCAAAAGAACAATTAAGAAAATTATTGACGGAAAAATAA